In the Deltaproteobacteria bacterium genome, one interval contains:
- a CDS encoding aldehyde ferredoxin oxidoreductase family protein, with protein MAGGYTGKLGFIDLSTGKVRVERADQSLYRDFIGGYGIGVRILYERQEKGADPLGPGNILGFTTGPLTGTRAPSGARYMAVCKSPLTGGWGDANSGGYFGSALKAAGWDALFFTGQATDPKFLLVTDDRLELMDASHLWGKDTIETEEFLQGEFGGPGTRVACIGPASEKLSLISGIVNDKGRIAARSGVGAVMGSKRLKAVVVRGTGKVAVADAGALDRLRRRFLENLREARGFPSALTQYGTGGLTGPLVSSGATPIKNWLEAGEKAFPGVERIADGDRLIQYQKKRYGCANCPIACGGILSVSDGPYPLEHLHKPEYETLAALGAMCLNDDLHALFKMTDMCNRSGLDTISAGTVLSFAMECFEKGILTETDTDGIGLRWGDAEAMIQMLRKIIAREGIGDILADGVRVAAEKIGKGSGVLAVHVGGQEPGMHNPLFLPGRGTGYLCDPTPGRHTATPMARIDAGPGAIAPYPELEFHGHERYEYRSKGKPSAVSSCYWQVGTCAGACLFPVIFFGNFPLLEYLNAVTGWDMDIPEVLETGARIQTLRQCFNLREGVEPSRIRLHPRMMGDPPHREGPLTGVVIDADALASEYRKAMGWDPETGRPLKDTLDRLGLGDLVSESDLDTGQSS; from the coding sequence ATGGCCGGGGGGTATACGGGAAAGCTTGGGTTTATCGACCTTTCCACCGGGAAGGTCCGGGTCGAACGGGCGGATCAAAGTCTATACCGTGATTTCATCGGTGGCTACGGCATTGGAGTCCGCATTCTTTACGAGCGTCAGGAAAAAGGCGCGGATCCCTTGGGACCCGGGAACATCCTGGGTTTCACGACCGGGCCCCTCACAGGAACAAGGGCCCCCAGCGGCGCGCGCTATATGGCCGTCTGCAAATCTCCTCTCACAGGGGGGTGGGGAGATGCCAATTCGGGGGGATACTTCGGAAGTGCCTTAAAGGCCGCTGGATGGGATGCCCTCTTTTTTACGGGGCAAGCCACAGACCCCAAGTTTCTCCTAGTCACCGATGATCGGCTCGAACTCATGGACGCGTCCCATCTCTGGGGAAAGGACACGATCGAAACCGAGGAGTTCCTCCAGGGGGAATTCGGCGGCCCCGGGACAAGGGTCGCCTGCATCGGGCCCGCCTCCGAAAAACTCTCCCTGATCAGCGGAATCGTCAACGACAAGGGCCGGATAGCCGCGCGCTCCGGTGTTGGAGCCGTGATGGGTTCCAAGCGCCTCAAGGCGGTGGTCGTACGGGGCACAGGGAAGGTCGCTGTCGCCGACGCCGGGGCCTTGGATCGGTTGCGCCGCCGGTTCTTGGAGAATCTTCGTGAGGCCCGTGGTTTTCCCTCCGCACTCACCCAATACGGCACGGGGGGGCTTACCGGCCCGCTGGTGTCCAGCGGAGCGACCCCCATCAAGAACTGGCTCGAGGCCGGGGAAAAGGCCTTTCCAGGGGTTGAAAGGATCGCAGACGGCGACAGGCTGATCCAATACCAGAAGAAGCGGTATGGATGCGCCAACTGCCCGATCGCCTGCGGAGGTATCCTGTCCGTTTCTGATGGCCCCTATCCCCTGGAGCACCTGCACAAGCCGGAGTACGAAACCCTGGCTGCCCTTGGAGCGATGTGCCTCAATGACGATCTTCACGCCCTCTTCAAGATGACGGACATGTGCAACCGAAGCGGACTGGACACCATTTCGGCAGGCACCGTGCTCTCCTTCGCCATGGAGTGCTTCGAGAAGGGAATCCTGACAGAGACCGATACCGATGGAATCGGGCTCAGGTGGGGAGACGCGGAGGCCATGATCCAAATGCTCCGGAAAATCATAGCACGCGAGGGCATCGGTGATATCCTGGCAGACGGGGTGCGCGTGGCGGCCGAAAAGATCGGGAAGGGATCCGGGGTCTTGGCCGTCCATGTGGGGGGACAGGAGCCCGGCATGCACAATCCCCTCTTCCTGCCCGGCAGGGGAACGGGTTACCTGTGCGATCCCACACCGGGGAGGCACACCGCCACTCCCATGGCCCGCATCGATGCGGGACCGGGGGCCATTGCGCCCTATCCAGAGCTGGAATTTCACGGTCACGAGCGGTACGAATATCGGAGCAAGGGCAAGCCCAGCGCCGTGTCCTCCTGTTACTGGCAGGTGGGGACCTGCGCCGGGGCCTGTCTGTTTCCGGTCATCTTCTTTGGAAATTTTCCCCTGCTGGAGTACTTAAACGCTGTAACGGGGTGGGACATGGACATCCCTGAGGTCCTCGAGACCGGCGCCCGAATTCAAACCCTGAGGCAATGCTTCAATCTGAGGGAAGGTGTGGAGCCTTCCCGCATACGGTTGCATCCCAGGATGATGGGAGACCCACCCCACCGGGAAGGCCCGTTGACAGGGGTTGTTATTGATGCCGATGCTCTTGCCTCGGAATACCGCAAGGCCATGGGATGGGACCCTGAAACCGGTCGTCCCCTAAAGGATACCTTGGACAGGCTCGGCCTGGGAGACCTGGTGTCTGAATCTGATCTCGACACAGGACAGAGCTCATAA
- a CDS encoding DUF3795 domain-containing protein, whose protein sequence is MKVNPDFIAPCGLYCGVCAIYIAHRDNNQKLKERLVNLYKGGVPDKGTLPNSENLSAEDIRCNGCLSNDRFMHCEQCEIRACTREKGYTGCHQCDEFPCQYIENFPMAVGKKVILRAIPYWREVGTEKWIQDEEARYICPECGNKVFRGVVRCNQCKTKLDLD, encoded by the coding sequence ATGAAAGTAAATCCGGATTTTATCGCACCCTGTGGCCTTTATTGCGGAGTTTGTGCGATTTATATTGCACACCGCGATAATAATCAAAAACTAAAAGAGCGTTTAGTGAATCTTTACAAAGGAGGAGTTCCAGACAAGGGCACTCTCCCTAATAGTGAAAATCTTTCAGCAGAAGATATACGATGCAATGGGTGCCTGTCTAACGATCGGTTTATGCATTGCGAGCAGTGTGAAATCAGGGCCTGCACAAGGGAGAAAGGTTACACCGGATGTCATCAATGCGATGAATTTCCTTGTCAGTATATTGAAAATTTTCCCATGGCTGTTGGCAAAAAAGTTATTTTGCGGGCCATTCCGTATTGGCGAGAGGTGGGTACTGAAAAATGGATTCAAGATGAAGAAGCCCGCTATATTTGTCCGGAATGCGGTAATAAAGTTTTCCGGGGCGTTGTAAGATGCAATCAATGTAAAACGAAGCTGGATCTGGACTAG
- a CDS encoding cupin domain-containing protein — protein sequence MNQVEQISRELEKTIARKVRELRSAKNWSLDKLASLTGLSKSYLSQIENCEKTPTISTLTKIAYSLKVNVQTLMGEETTTPKPVKLSIIKPSQRRTIIRNGTPMGYEYESLTHKKTDRIMDGYLLTAGFDLPEEPFVHEGQELVFMLEGTQEFIYDGQSHIVSAGDCLYFDSDRPHMSRSIGDRPARFLVVFCNPRNF from the coding sequence ATGAATCAGGTGGAACAGATAAGTCGGGAGTTAGAAAAGACGATAGCCCGCAAGGTTAGGGAACTTAGAAGCGCCAAAAATTGGTCTTTGGATAAGCTTGCCTCCTTGACGGGTCTCTCCAAAAGCTATCTATCACAAATTGAAAACTGCGAGAAGACTCCTACGATATCGACATTAACCAAGATTGCCTATTCGTTGAAAGTGAATGTCCAAACCCTTATGGGAGAGGAAACCACAACCCCAAAGCCTGTAAAGCTCTCTATTATCAAACCTTCGCAGCGACGTACTATTATTCGCAACGGCACACCCATGGGCTATGAGTATGAATCCCTGACCCATAAAAAAACAGATCGAATCATGGATGGATATTTACTAACGGCAGGCTTTGATCTGCCTGAGGAGCCTTTTGTCCATGAAGGACAGGAATTGGTTTTCATGCTGGAAGGGACCCAGGAATTTATCTATGACGGCCAATCCCACATCGTTTCTGCGGGCGATTGTCTTTATTTCGACTCGGACCGACCGCATATGTCCCGAAGTATCGGCGATCGTCCGGCGCGGTTTTTGGTGGTCTTCTGCAACCCTCGCAATTTCTAA